A portion of the Candidatus Atribacteria bacterium genome contains these proteins:
- a CDS encoding DUF4387 domain-containing protein, producing MAKEVPIIDLVKVIRSKNAGPFELTFDIIFKDKETYQKVKETKVITKELIAQLYHIPLEKVLHFVEFDPANAIKATIVRQVDSGSIGETDVYGAQQHAPLLEIKIPYEE from the coding sequence ATGGCTAAAGAAGTTCCTATTATAGATTTAGTAAAAGTGATAAGAAGTAAAAATGCCGGTCCTTTTGAGTTGACCTTTGATATAATTTTTAAAGATAAAGAAACTTACCAAAAAGTTAAGGAAACCAAGGTAATTACTAAAGAGCTTATTGCGCAACTTTATCATATTCCCCTTGAGAAGGTGCTTCATTTTGTAGAGTTTGATCCAGCTAATGCCATAAAAGCTACTATTGTAAGGCAAGTAGATTCAGGAAGCATCGGGGAGACCGATGTATACGGTGCTCAACAACATGCTCCGCTTTTAGAGATTAAAATACCTTATGAGGAATAA
- a CDS encoding HD domain-containing protein, whose translation MREDLLKYIPEFDLIKDLDLKEKVLKVWEIALTNGGWEMKDLQRMPFTLLIDPCPCNMIEHIRGVVSVSASAAEALQSIYKDKVKINKNYLVAGALLHDIGKLVEYREKNGKFIPSNLGKLVRHPISGVGLCYGLDIPPEVIHIIASHSWEGDRSQRTPEAIIVHHADFTNFEQFK comes from the coding sequence ATGAGAGAAGATTTATTAAAATATATTCCAGAATTTGATTTAATTAAAGATTTAGATTTAAAAGAGAAGGTTTTGAAAGTCTGGGAGATAGCTCTTACGAACGGAGGCTGGGAAATGAAAGACCTTCAAAGAATGCCTTTTACTTTGTTGATTGACCCTTGTCCTTGTAATATGATTGAGCATATTAGGGGAGTAGTCAGTGTTTCCGCGAGTGCAGCGGAAGCCCTTCAAAGTATTTATAAAGATAAAGTAAAAATAAATAAGAATTATCTTGTTGCCGGAGCACTGCTTCACGATATTGGGAAATTGGTAGAATACAGGGAGAAAAATGGAAAATTTATACCCAGTAATTTAGGGAAGTTAGTTCGCCACCCCATATCCGGAGTAGGTCTTTGTTACGGTCTGGACATTCCTCCGGAGGTAATACACATTATTGCTTCTCATTCCTGGGAGGGAGATCGTTCCCAGCGAACTCCGGAAGCCATTATTGTTCACCATGCCGATTTTACTAACTTCGAACAGTTTAAATAA
- a CDS encoding 3-isopropylmalate dehydratase large subunit, translated as MGKTFAEKVLALKSGKKNVVSGEIVTVSPDIVMSHDNSAAIAKKFKQIGIDKVKHPEKIIIPLDHCIPAATEKYASNHKEIREFVREQKIEQFYDINTGVCHQVLPEKGHVVPGTLILGADSHTTTYGAFGAFSTGIGRSEVASIWATDEIWLRVPETIKINIEGKIPSGIYPKDIILYIIGNLSADGTLYKAVEFCGKVIEEMDMGGRMTLCNMAVEMGAKIGYVEPDEKTIQWLASRTNKKYQIIKSDADADYEKIMNYDISDLEPQIACPHTVDNVKSVAKVAGTKIDQALIGTCTNGRLEDLKVASKILNGKKIAKGVRLLIFPASMEIFAQAMELGILQGLIKSGAVIMNPGCGPCLGAHEGALAPGEVCLSTANRNFKGRMGCKEAEIYLASPAIVAISSLCGEITDIGGDLK; from the coding sequence ATGGGTAAGACTTTTGCAGAGAAAGTATTAGCCCTTAAATCGGGTAAAAAAAATGTAGTTAGCGGAGAAATTGTAACTGTTTCTCCGGATATAGTCATGTCTCATGATAATTCGGCCGCTATAGCTAAAAAATTCAAACAAATTGGGATTGATAAAGTAAAACATCCGGAGAAGATAATCATTCCTCTGGATCATTGTATCCCGGCCGCAACAGAAAAATATGCTTCTAATCATAAAGAGATAAGAGAATTTGTTCGGGAACAGAAGATCGAACAATTTTATGATATTAATACCGGAGTCTGTCATCAGGTTCTTCCCGAAAAAGGACACGTCGTTCCCGGAACTCTCATATTGGGAGCGGATTCCCATACTACCACCTACGGAGCATTTGGTGCTTTTTCCACCGGGATTGGAAGAAGCGAAGTGGCTTCCATCTGGGCAACAGATGAAATCTGGCTTAGAGTACCGGAGACTATCAAGATAAATATTGAAGGAAAAATACCTTCCGGAATATATCCTAAAGATATTATCCTCTACATTATTGGGAATTTAAGTGCGGACGGTACATTGTATAAAGCAGTAGAGTTTTGCGGAAAAGTAATTGAGGAAATGGATATGGGGGGCAGAATGACTCTATGCAATATGGCAGTGGAGATGGGAGCAAAGATCGGCTATGTAGAACCAGACGAAAAAACGATACAATGGCTTGCTTCAAGGACCAATAAAAAATACCAAATAATAAAATCAGATGCTGATGCCGACTATGAGAAAATTATGAATTACGATATAAGTGATTTGGAACCTCAAATTGCCTGCCCTCATACCGTAGATAATGTAAAATCGGTAGCGAAGGTGGCGGGAACTAAAATTGACCAGGCATTAATCGGAACCTGTACCAATGGAAGATTGGAAGATCTAAAAGTTGCCAGTAAAATTCTTAATGGTAAAAAAATTGCTAAGGGAGTCAGACTTTTAATCTTTCCTGCTTCAATGGAGATCTTTGCCCAGGCGATGGAATTAGGAATTCTTCAGGGATTAATCAAAAGCGGAGCGGTAATCATGAATCCAGGATGTGGCCCTTGTTTGGGAGCCCATGAGGGGGCTTTAGCTCCCGGAGAAGTTTGTTTGAGTACTGCCAATAGAAATTTTAAGGGAAGAATGGGATGTAAAGAGGCAGAGATTTATTTAGCCAGTCCGGCTATTGTGG